Below is a genomic region from Ailuropoda melanoleuca isolate Jingjing chromosome 8, ASM200744v2, whole genome shotgun sequence.
tgagaaaaaggggTATGTGATAGGACAGAGTTTGGAGGACAGGAGAGGCAGATGCCTGGAGGACAGAGTTTGGTCTCCTAACTGGGAAAACCACGAGGAAGACCTCAGGAAATACTAACGGCCTCAAGCAGACAGAACCTTGAAATGTCCTGTTCTCAAATCTGCAGGACACACTGGGACCTGGGGTGGAACAAAGAGGAGTCAGGACATCCTGCGGAGTAGGCTGTTACCTCTACATTGTCCTCCTCTCCATGctgcagagaaaggaaggaggggatgcCTGAAGTTAGTGAATTACATGCTCTGACTTTCTACCAAATAACTGactctcaaggtcatgaaaaccaaggaaaaactgagaaactgtcacagaccagAAGAGACTAAAGAGACACAATTGGACACGATTAGGAGACTAATTGCAGTGTGGTTCTCTGCACTGGATCCAGGACAAAAAATAGATGCTAATGGAAAAACTgtcaaaatctaaataaaatctgGACTTTAGTTAATAGCAATGTACCACTATTAATTCCTTAGTTCTGACAAATGTACCATGTTTATGTAAGTTGTTAACATTAAGGAAACTAGGGGAAGGATATATAGAAACTAcactatttttgtaacttttctgtaaatctgaatgtatccccaaataaaaagtttacttaaaCCACCTCCCCCCACGCTGCCCAAGACTCTATGAGCAGTAGGGGAAATGTGATCTGTGGATAGGCAAGACAGGGGTGTCCAGACGTTACTGAAAGCCTGTTCTAGATTTCCTACTGTAAAGGAAAGGAGCATATATGGAGCTTATATGATATGCCAAGTCCTTTTCTGAAGGCCTTCATAGTCTAGGATAATTCTAACAATCCCAAGAAATAACCATTATTCCTAGTTTATAAGTGAAGCATAAAAGGCTCAAGGGGTTAATTTGCACATTATCACACAATTGGTAAGTGAGAGATCCAGAAATAGATCCCAGCTTTTCTATTCCATCATGCTTGATGTGTGACCTCCAAGGGTATTACCAGGAGAGAGAGACATTGCTTCATTATTATAGCTTCATTTTCAACCACCTTCATTCCCTAGGTATGGGCAAAAAAAGAGAACGTCTGTTCTAGCACGCTCCTCACGTATAAAGCACTCATGCACTTCTCTTTGACTACACTACCTGGTTTCTCTTTGGCAGGATTTGGAAAGAACTTATTCTTTCTAGAAATGGGAATTCTTCATGGCCACTGGTGCTCCAGCAGGACAGTTGGGTGTCCTGGTCTCTATCCTCTTGGTCCCCACTTGCCTCCATCTGTCACCAGGCTATTCATGGGGCTGGCTGTTTGGGAAGGGCAGGTGCTCAATCTGGGGCAACTTCGTATTCTTCTGATGCCCCCTATGAAAAATCATCAGGATGTACAGCTTGATGCTTCCTTCCAAGTCCCAGAGCTGCCTGGCAGCACACAGGGGGTTCAGGAAGTTCAACTATGAAAATCGCTTGGATTTGGACTTGAATCCCAGAAGACCAGTTATTCCCCTACTTCCATCAGGAGGATTATAAAATATTGGTCTTTATTgacacagcaaaaataaaatgcttttcacAAACAGAGAAACAGGTGAGAAGACACACACACTCTGGAGCGATGGTGAGTGCTGGCACTGGAGGGTCAAAGTGGGGCCCAGGGTGAGGGGGTGGAGCACAGAGCCTTGTAGCTTCAGCCTGTTGTAGCATTTCTGCCTCTGGGCTGCACTGAACAGTCTCTGTTTAGGGCAGGAATCACCCTTCTGGTCTTTACAAATTCAGAGAGGTGAGTGTTACTTTAAGGCTTTTGTAGATCCTTTTTCTTACAACATAATAGGCATTGAGCATCTGTAATGAGTTCTTATTACATTAATcaatgccatctttttttttcattcttacctaaatgttttattttatttttttctgaatttgttttttttattaataatatttattttgtgatactagtcaccatacagtgagCTAGATCATTTCTTGCTGTTCTGTGCTGAGAAACATGGTTACTTCATGATAACAAGAAACACCGTTCCCTCTCAATCTTCAAGTACCTGGCCAAATCAGGGCAAAATGAACTATAAATGAATCTCCAGGTTCACCTGCAGAGGCTTCTGGTAGACCAGGCTGAACCTGACAGGTTTCCTGCATCATAATGTGGAGCTTCTGATTTTGGGGCAAAGACAGGCATAGGGGATGGACTCTGCCTCAGTCTGGGGTTCAGGTATGTGACCAAACCTCCTTTGAAACAGCATATGAGCCAATTTGGACGGGTCATTTCCCCACTCATTCTCAGTCAAGAAGGCAGTCAGCTATGTAACAGATGATCACAGGAAACATTGAAAAGACTATGATTTCCTGATGAACTCATTTAACCTCACCAAAACTCAATGAGAGAAGTACTCATTATGTTTTATGGGTCAGAACATTAGGACAGTGAAGTTAAAAAATTTGCCCATAGTCATGTGGCTAAACAGTAGTataaagccaggattcaaacccaggcagtttggGTCTATTGCGTATACTTCTACTCTGAACTGCCCACCCAGGATAAAATACATGCTAGATGCCAGCCTGTCCCAAACTCTGAAATGCTGATATGAGAAGACGCATGATTTTAATAGAACATACAGTATTCATGCTGTTAAGGACATTCAAGGAAGTTGGAGAGATCACCTTTACAGACATCTTATAGCTTTATGTGTTGATTCTGGAGGGAAGATCACAGACTGCCGGGTTTTAACACATTCGTAGGTGCTGATTTATACAAACAGACCTGTATACCAGGATGActctatcatttaaaatttaatacctTTCAGTACTAGAGATATTTCCACTCCATTCCAGACCTTGTAAATAACCACACTTCATCAGTAAAATCTAATCAGGGATTCTGGTTGCCAACTTCTGAAATAAGGCAACACATATAGTTAAATTTGAAGGGGGTCTACtgattaaagatatttaaagtgatttAGAAAAGACTGATAGAATCACATTTacttaataatgatttttttactaTACGGATCCTAAATCTATACATAAACGAAAACCTTCTGAGGAACTCCGATTTTATTCCTTCACTCAGATTTCATTGCAATTTCACTGATAGCCTTTGGGATCTAAGTCCTGTATTAAAGCTGTAGCTTCTGAGAATCTCTGTTTAtatgtgggaggaggaggaaagatgtATGGAGGGTAGGAAATCTCCCCACACATCCCCATTCATTCATAAATCACAATAGCAGCTTCAAACAGCTAGAAAGCAGCTGGAGGTGGAAGGAGCCTGAGTTATTTCTGGGGAGCTGGAGACCCTGCAGACAGTTGGTGACTGCCCAGTTATAGTTGTGTGGCCCAGGCAGGTTTATGCTAAGCTTATTTCCGAGCAGAGCAGTGATAGAACTAATCTTGGCTATAGCATAACAGCGTCATGGGCTTGGGGAAAACTTGGGTCCCTAGCTCCGGATGGTCTCTGCTAGGCTAAATGCCAAAGCCTATTTTTCCATAAACTTCcttgtatgcaactaatgaatcattgaacactatatcaaaaactaatgacgtactacacagtggctaactgaacataataaaaacaaacaaacaaacaaacaaacaaaaaacttcctcTCGGCCCCAGGCCTGGGGCTTCTTCAGTCCCAGGACTCAGCTGGCAAATCCAGAGGCTTAAAGCTTTACATCCCCTTGAGTGCTGGGGACTGGTGCCTGGTTGCTATAGAAATCTTTCCGGGTGGGGGAAAGTGTCTCCAATCTTCTCTAAGCTGGGTCATTTCTTTTCAGTGGCTCATAGTTTGGCTACAGGCCATCTGGGGACAGACTTCCCTgattagagaaagacaaagtcTTTCTGGAACCTGAATGAGTAAGATTGTAGAGGGACAGAAAGTGTAGTTtaattctgcccctccccccttcctccgaAGGGCCTGCTCTGCattgtttccctctctctgtctccctgttttttctttccagatataGTTTTATCAtgtttctcctttgctttctcaGGAGATTACTACTTTGAGGAGAAAGTTCTTCTTCCTAAACCAAGAGCCTGTAATTAAACACATGCACTATGCAATACAGGGACACTTAATAAGCACACGGACCTCTTATAAACTGAGAACTTTTCTATGGGGAAATTCAAGGATTGATGATTATTATAAGTGatcagagaggaggcaggggtggtAAAAGAGCAGATCCCATACATCTGTAGTCCTATTTCATCTTCTTTGGGGATGAACATTTGCGGCACTAGTCATCAGCATAGCTAGCGTAAAGCAGCCATATAACACTGTGCTTAGGAAtgtgggttctggagtcagactgcttaGATTCGAATCCAGGCTCCTCCACTTTCTTACTTCATGATCTTAAGCGAGTTTTCCAACCACTTGGTAGCTCAGTTTTCACATATGCGAAGTGGGAATAATTACACCCACCTTATAAAGCAGTAAATACTcaaatattagccattattatttttaagtgcttattaggtgccaggcactgtcctaagtgcTTTGCATGTATTATCATTTTACAATGATCTCAAGGGATAactattattttcaaagattttagaGGTGAGAATTCTGAGGATTGGACAGCCGCgtgagctttggagtcagatggaTGGAGCTTGAAGCTGGTCTTCTCTTCTCTGGACTCTTCATGTGCCACTAACAGGCTTCGGGAGTAGGGAGACTTCACGAGATAATGAATGTGAAGCCTGCttgttattccattttaatgCCTACCGTGTGCTAAACAGTTTATAGTCTTTCCCATGTCCACACTCTGTGAGGTCAGTATTCTTGTCCTGTTTCTGTGACATGAACACAACTTCTTGGTGAACTCCTTGTCACTCCTGCAgcatgggagtgggggaggagggagcagcctCCCTGTACCAAACACCACAGCACTCTTGGGTCTTGGGTACAGGTGGGCTGTGGAATGGAACTTGGCCACTGCATCCAGGGGATGAGTCACAGTCTGTGTGGAAAGGCTAGAAAACTAGGAATGATTGGAGTAGAAGGGTCTGGCTGGATTAATCTGAGGACCACTTCTAGTGGGTGACCTCATTCCAGTCCCCAACTTCTGCATCTGCTTTAGAGGAAGTGGGGttggagggaggggacagaaaaACTGGCCTTTAAATTGTCCCGAGGGCCAAGGATCTAATAACCATAAAGTGCCAGAATCGTTCTTTCTTGTATAAAGCAATTAGGCAAATAgcctttgtctttatttatttattttttatttttttaaagatttaatttatttatttgagagagagagagagagagcgagtgggaggcagaggcagagggagagggaaaagcagactcactgctgaatagacagccccacatggggctcgatcccagggccctgacatcatgacatgaactgaaggcagacgcttaactgactgagccacccaggtgccctgacattcttatttttttaattaaactttaatCCCTATCAGAAGATGACCAATGCTTTTATaataaatgccattttaattttaaagatatttttctttctacttttttctgtaattttaacttctaattctccatttgtagtttaaaaaacaatttcccgtctcttatttttttccttttatttgtcttGTCatcttttgttaaaaacaaaaaccaaaatgcaaaacaagaacaaaaaaatcaatgtgtaCAAATAGCCTTTGTCTTTAGGCCAGCTTGGATTTAAATCCCAGATCTACCTAGCTTCATGACCTTGACCTGTCTGAGCCCCAGttttttttcatcagaaaatggaaaaagggtTTCTCCACAGGGTTGGAAGATTAAGCAAGCAATATGTGCATGGAGCATTTATAAAAGACAAATGTGTTTTTTCTGACTTTTACCagtattttgtaagaaaaaaacgTTAGGACcgcaaagatgaagaaaagagaaaggagaaagcaaggaGCATGGCAAAAAGGGAAAATGCGGGTAAAGCAAAGTGGATATAACTCCAGCACACTGATGTAGGGGTCTCTCGGAATCAGAGATCAGCTTCCAAGCGCCTGAGCTATCAGATGCTGACCTTTCTTCACGTGTGATTGTGGGCATGTGGTTGTCATTTCACTCTGCTATGGACAGAAAATTTGTACCAAATGACACTATGCGGAATGACAGTTGGCGAAAACATTGCTTTGGGTAGGCCCTAAGCAACTATTTTGCTGAATAGACCAAGTTGTTTACAGGGAAAAGCCCTTTCATTTGGGCTCTGGTCTATCAGATAATCTGACAGTTTAGGACAAGTTTCATAAGCTGTCTGCTAGCACATGGCCTTGAGAATCAGTGTTGAGCTGAGATCAGGATCATTCACTTACCAGATATTTGTCTTACAGCAAGTGAGTCAACTGAGACTCACCTTATTATGATGACTGTAGGTAACATCCTTACTCAGTGTCTAGTACATGGTCAATAAATGATAGCAACTATTCttatcatcataatcatcatcatcagaaACTGATGGGTGGATCCATATACACTCACACCGAAACAAAAAAGCACATTCCTTTAGGATATCCCTGCCTTATGTGAATTTTCATTGCTATATGCCACTTTctagcacagggcttggcataGAACAGAAAGTCAGTTTAGTAAGATAGTGCTTGTAAGACAAATCGTCTATTCATCCCTTCAACAAATAGACAAAATCGAATGAAGGAAGGCACATAGAAAAGAATGTATACTGCATGATTCTAACAGGCAAATTAATCTGTGGTATTAGAAGTCAGAAAGGTGGTTATCACTGAGGGAATGGGGTGACCAGAAGTGGTCCCAGAGTGTTCTTGGGGGGGCTGacaatattctgtttcttgatctgggtgcttgCTACACAGATGTGTTCACTTCGAGGAAATTCAGTCCTCACACTTAGGATAGGTAGGTtttctatgtgtattttatactttaacAAAAAGGTATTCCAAGAATTATCAAATACAGTAAATATGCTGAATAGAAAGATATCTTATGAGCAGTGTTTATAATGCTTAGGGGACAGGTGATAGAGTAAGCTACAAATGTAGGATGGACAAGGTCTCTCCCCTTCTGCACCTAGTATAAAGATCTTACCTAGACCCAATCCTTCAGAATCAGGGGCCAGGAGACCATTAAAGGAAGTTGATTGGAGACATCCTCCTGTAACAAATCTGATCACTGTTTCCTCCCTACGCATGTACTCATTTAAATGTCCAtacttgcctttttaaaagtattctgaGAATTCTGATGGAAATTAGGATAATGAATACAGAAAGACTGAAGAAAGTAGGACAGTTAGGAGGCATAATTTTCTAGAGAAATGATGACAATTTGTAGTTTCACTGGGATCTGAGAGGAGGGGAGTGTTCAAATACAATTGATTTGGGGAATATGTTATGGAGTGAAAAAAGATAccaggttttctgttttgttttgttttcctggagatTTCATGGATAACAGAACGGGAGAAAGGCCTGACAGGTGTTAGAGGGTGAGCTCTGGGGACAAAGTAGGGAAATTACAGTTTGTGCTTCTGTGAGACATTCAAACCAATGTGAAGATAGTAGACACTGGGAGAAGCAGTGCTGTTGCTGAGGAGAGAAGCTGGGGAGACTGGAAAGCCTGAAGTTGTGACGTGAAGTTGTGGGATCAGAGGAGCTTTCACACTAACTCTGGCCTCCTTGCCTAACATTATTAATCCTGGGTTTCTGGAAGCTCATCTTTAACTCTTCAGGTGGTTACCCTCAGGCTGGTCAGCCTCACCCTTCTCCCCACACTGAAGAGAACTTCAATGTACTTGGGGCTATCAAAACAGCTTTCATGGAAAGAGGgttgaaaaagatatttcataggAAAGTGCCTTCCCATTGAGTCCATGTCCCCAGGACTGTCTCAAAGGCAGAGTCAGAAGCTTTAAGGAGCCAGGGAAGTGGAGATGGGGCTGGGGAAGATGGCGTTTTAACAAAAGTGCATCATCTGAGTTCCGGTCTTGTTTATCAGACTTAGCTTGAAGGACTCTTGGATACTTACTCTAAGCCAACCCGTCTTCACAGGAGAGAAATTTGTCACTATTGAACACATTCAGAAGAACCTATTTGGGGCTCCAAAGgcatttccagaaaagaaatatagaaaatgttgGTTTTATATAGCACCAGAGGAAAACCAATCAGCCTCCTCAGACAAAGGCTTTGAAACTACATCCTTTGTTTGAATGTGCCCTTCTAGTGTACTTGTTAATAGACATCTTGGTCTGTGGAAAACCTGCATCTAAGAATAAATAACAAGGGAGTCCCTACTGCTTATTCATAATACCATCCTAAATTTTGAcagaaaattattctttcttcattatttaatCTGAGGAGACACTCTGGAGATAGGCCTGTGGATATAGCTTAAGTGAATAAGGGAGGTTGTTTAGGCCCAAGAGAAGATACTGAGTGGCTAAAGCAGTAAGCAGAGATCAActcttaaaatgtattcattactaacataacataataaaaagttattataaaaaatgtattcattgtCACTATATCCAAAGAGAAGACTAAATTAGTCAGGAGATGGAAGGGAATGGGCTTTTAAGGGGAATGAGGTTTCTTTTATGGCCTAAGAAAGGGTTATGGAGCAGCTCTGACTTTCCATCCCACACTTATTAGGGACTCTGTAAGTGatgatcaaatgaatgaatgcctcTTACTTGTAGGGTGGACAACTCCCTCCTGGAATCACTATGTTCTCCTGCAACACCAGCACTTCTGGTCATTCTACCTTCCTCCTCACTGGCTTTCCAGGCCTGGAAGCCTCTCATCATTGGGTTTCCATCCCCATCAACCTCATCTGTGTGGTTTCCATCCTGGGTAACAGCATCATCCTTCTTCTGATTCGCACAGATCCATCCTCACATGAACCCATGTACATCTTCCTATCCATGTTGGCAGCCTCTGATCTGGGACTCTGTGCCTCTACCTTCCCTACCATGATGTGGCTCTTCTGGCTGGGTGCTCGTGAGCTGCCCTTTGATCTCTGTGCAGCGCAAATGTTCTTCATCCATGCCTTCACCTATGTGGAATCCGGTGTGCTGCTGGCCATGGCCTTTGATCGTTTTGTTGCCATCCGGGAACCTCTGCACTATGCTACAATTCTGACCCACTCGGCCATGGCCAGAGTGGGGGCTGCCATCCTGGTGAGGGCTGTCCTGCTCAACCTCCCAGGACCCATCCTCCTGCGGCATCTGCTTTTTCCCCAGATCAGTGTACTGTCTCACTGTTACTGCCTGCACTGCGACCTTGTGGGATTGGCCTGTTCAGACACCCAGATCAACAGCTTGGTTGGCCTGGTCTCCATCCTCTTGTCACTGGGCCTTGACTCTTTCCTCATTGTGCTCTCATATGCCCTGATCCTACAAACAGTGCTGGGCATTGCATCACCTGGGGAAAGGCTCAAGGCACTCAACACATGTGTCTCATACCTCTGCATCGTTCTCATCTTTTATTTGCCCAAACTGGGGTTGTCTGTGTTGCAACGAGTAGAGAAGCACAGCTATCCTGCTCTGGCAGTGCTCATGGCCAACCTGCACTTCTTGGTCCCACCTTTCATGAACCCCATTGTTTACTGCATCAAGTCTAAGCAGATATGTCAGGGCCTCCTAAAGCGCTTCCAGCAGAAAAGGGTTGATATCTCCTAGAAGACCAGAAGGACCCAGAAACACAAGACCTCTTTGGGGAAACCNGAAACACAAGACCTCTTTGggtcttggggtgggggagaattaGTGGCAGAGAGTTAATTTTTGAGGTTTGAATGATTCAGCTTTTCTTGTTGAGCCCTCTGTAGGGGCACAATCagcttttataattataattttgggGGACTGAGaccattgaaaaatatatttaagtattacCTTGATAATCCTCTCATTGCTCTGTCTGACTAGAACTAAACTATTTCAGACTCATACTGTGACATCTTTCCTAGGGGACCCAGCCACAGCAACTGAGGGAATGTGTGTGCATACTCATTTGTGCAGgcacctttctccttttccccactgGATTTCCCTCCCCCCATTTCATTTCTAAGCCTAAGGAAGCCTAAGTTCTTCCTTAGGAAGAACTATATTCCTATGATATATAAGGTTAGTTAGAAGTACTGGCCTTCTCCCAAATTCAATATTAACCTGCTCACATATCAAGGGTGTGGATGGTGGGAAACACGCAGGATGACCTGGCACATGCCGAATTTTTCTAACACTTATTTGCAGCCTAGGGAGCGGTAGTTTTGTCTTGATTCTCTTCAGGATGTGTCTCTGCTTTGAGCTTGAAGTTTGGTACTGTTAAACCTAGGAAAGCTGCTCAGCAGAACTTCTGGATGTGCTGGTTTCTCAAGCATCAGTGGTGAAGGTGTCTCAGCCCAATCACTTCCAATGCAGGTGATCTGCTAggatataagctccatgaggccaGAAATTTGGGGACTGTTTTGTTCCCTGATGTGTCCCCAGCTCCTAGAACAGTGACTACCATATTATAGGTGCtcaaaatatattgttgaataaatgagtaggAAAGACGAAGGGACAAAAAAAGTCTTTATGGCTCATCCTCAGGAAGGAAGAGGACTGAGAGATGTGAATGTCTGAGGCTTGTGGGGGTAATGAGCCGTTGGTAAACTGTGATGGAATGAGGTAAGGATGGGATGTCAGAGGCCTTGGGGACAAGGTGTGACTATATCACATGATGAAGAAGCCTATTTCCAAGGGTGCAGCTCAGAGAGGAGCTTAAGTTTTTGTGGAGATTTCCCCAAAGCTGTTTGGAAATTTCCAGAAGGAATTTTACCCAGAAACTGAAGGGTATCCCACTCCAGCATTAGCATTGACCTTGGCCTGCTCAGCCCTAAAATAACCAAACATTTCATGGAGAACTGAAATAGGGATATTCCTGGTAGAAAACCACTACTCAAATTTAACAGAAAAAGCCACAATAAAGCTATTTGGAACTTCTTGCTTCTATCTATAGCTATCTAGATAACCGGTAATTTACTGCTTTTGTAGTCATTTCTATGTATCATTTTCATGAGCTGAGATGAGAAAATAGGAActcagaggcaggaggcaggatggGGGAGCTGTGAGCCCTATACATGCAGTTCTAGCTGGAaaggttgtttccatatattagatatatttacATTGGCCACTGTAGCATGGATTCTAAGGAACTCAGATCTCTGTGCTTATCAGTAACTAGGAGAAGGCCACTGCCAACCTTATGTGTCTGAAGGTCACAGATCCTGCCGATAGAGGTCAAGAAGCTAGGATAATAAATCATGAGTTCGAGTTACCATTTTAGAATATTATGTCCAGTAGTAGC
It encodes:
- the LOC100477853 gene encoding olfactory receptor 51G2 — its product is MFSCNTSTSGHSTFLLTGFPGLEASHHWVSIPINLICVVSILGNSIILLLIRTDPSSHEPMYIFLSMLAASDLGLCASTFPTMMWLFWLGARELPFDLCAAQMFFIHAFTYVESGVLLAMAFDRFVAIREPLHYATILTHSAMARVGAAILVRAVLLNLPGPILLRHLLFPQISVLSHCYCLHCDLVGLACSDTQINSLVGLVSILLSLGLDSFLIVLSYALILQTVLGIASPGERLKALNTCVSYLCIVLIFYLPKLGLSVLQRVEKHSYPALAVLMANLHFLVPPFMNPIVYCIKSKQICQGLLKRFQQKRVDIS